One window from the genome of Clupea harengus chromosome 19, Ch_v2.0.2, whole genome shotgun sequence encodes:
- the lrp12 gene encoding low-density lipoprotein receptor-related protein 12, whose translation MLAIMANTLGSNKIFSWILLLPLICIIFIGSSVCSQQNENIYVSGISSACGDVAELIRASSGVITSPGWPFEYPSRVNCSWNIRANPGEIITISFQDFEIQSSHRCGMDWISIGAYKNLDGFRACGSSIPAPYISSQDHVWIKFHSDDSLTGKGFRLSYITGKSEELVCEPDQFHCANGKCLPEVWKCNGMDECGDNSDEELCAPPNPSALFSFQPCAYNQFPCLSRYTRVYTCLPESLKCDGSIDCQDLGDEIDCDVPACGERLRTFYGTFNSPNYPDFYPPGSNCTWLIDTGDRRKVVLRFVDFKLDGTGYGDYVKVYDGLEENPRRLLRVLTAFDARAPLSVVSSTGQLRIHFYADKVNAARGFNVTYQVDGFCLPWEIPCGGNWGCYTEAQRCDGYWHCPNGRDELNCSTCQEDEFPCSRNGACYPRSDRCNYQNRCPNGSDEKNCFFCQPGNFHCKNNRCVFESWVCDAQDDCGDGSDEDSCPVVVPTRVITAAVIGSLICGLLLVIALGCTCKLYSLRMFERRSFETQLSRVEAELLRREAPPSYGQLIAQGLIPPVEDFPVCSGNQASVLENLRLAVRSQLGFTSIRLPTSGRHRNIWRRLFNFTRSRRSGSLALVSAETDDGSGAGTGSGGGSASREPERLLGSHRGLLPLDSDDTDTESEHPPQRRDTVGAVGGGGGSSPAAPLPQKTPPTTAVEAIVSVTTSLPQLTGREGSLVESLSESAGATTTTTTALPQRSVSTTSSSSSSSGGSSPGSRSQLSSALSRMTRSLRWVRFSLTRSSGGGGCSGRGGSGGAGPNHSPLRQLEHGSSGGGGLVTGGGSGTREDEDDVELLIPVVDVPSVAVVDDSDCSRPLLEGLSGPSELVSVGPLLASSPTLASAVLRGRLAGRDGSCEHCGMVHTARIPDACLEATAKTETSDDEALLLC comes from the exons ATGTTAGCTATTATGGCCAACACTCTGGGCTCAAATAAGATCTTTTCATGGATATTACTACTCCCTCTCATCTGTATCATTTTCATCG GAAGCTCGGTTTGCTCCCAGCAAAATGAAAATATCTACGTATCAGGGATTTCAAGTG cttGTGGCGATGTGGCCGAGCTGATCAGAGCCTCCAGCGGGGTCATCACCAGTCCCGGCTGGCCGTTTGAGTACCCCTCCCGTGTCAACTGCAGCTGGAACATCAGGGCCAACCCCGGCGAGATCATCACCATCAG TTTTCAGGACTTTGAGATCCAGAGTTCCCACCGCTGCGGAATGGACTGGATTTCCATCGGCGCCTACAAGAACCTGGATGGTTTCCGGGCCTGCGGCTCGTCCATCCCGGCGCCGTACATCTCCTCTCAGGACCATGTGTGGATCAAGTTCCACTCGGACGACAGTCTGACCGGGAAGGGCTTCAGGCTGTCTTACATAACAG GGAAGTCGGAGGAGCTGGTGTGTGAGCCCGACCAGTTCCACTGTGCCAACGGCAAGTGCCTGCCCGAGGTGTGGAAGTGCAATGGCATGGACGAGTGCGGCGACAACTCGGACGAGGAGCTGTGTGCGCCTCCTAACCCCTCGGCGCTCTTCTCCTTCCAGCCGTGCGCCTACAACCAGTTCCCCTGCCTGTCCCGTTACACCCGCGTCTACACCTGCCTGCCCGAGTCGCTCAAGTGCGACGGCAGCATCGACTGCCAGGACCTGGGCGACGAGATCGACTGCGACGTGCCGGCGTGCGGCGAACGGCTACGCACCTTCTACGGCACGTTCAACTCGCCCAACTACCCCGACTTCTACCCGCCTGGCAGCAACTGCACCTGGCTCATCGACACAGGCGACCGGCGCAAGGTGGTGCTGCGCTTCGTGGACTTCAAGCTGGACGGCACGGGCTACGGCGACTACGTCAAGGTCTACGACGGCCTGGAGGAGAACCCACGGCGGCTGCTGCGCGTGCTGACCGCGTTCGACGCCCGCGCCCCGCTGTCCGTGGTGTCCTCGACGGGCCAGCTGCGCATACACTTCTACGCAGACAAAGTCAACGCGGCGCGCGGTTTTAATGTCACCTACCAG gtgGACGGCTTCTGTCTGCCCTGGGAGATCCCATGCGGGGGCAACTGGGGCTGTTACACGGAGGCGCAGCGCTGCGACGGCTACTGGCACTGCCCCAACGGACGTGACGAGCTCAACTGCAGCACGTGCCAGGAGGACGAGTTCCCGTGTTCGCGCAACGGCGCCTGCTACCCACGCTCCGACCGCTGCAACTACCAGAACCGCTGCCCCAACGGCTCGGACGAGAAGAACTGCTTCTTCTGCCAGCCGGGGAATTTCCACTGCAAGAACAACCGCTGCGTGTTCGAGAGCTGGGTGTGCGACGCGCAGGACGACTGCGGCGACGGCAGCGACGAGGACAGCTGCCCCGTGGTGGTGCCCACGCGCGTCATCACCGCCGCCGTCATCGGCAGCCTCATCTGCGGCCTGCTGCTGGTCATCGCGCTGGGCTGCACCTGCAAGCTCTACTCGTTGCGCATGTTCGAGCGCAG gtcTTTTGAGACTCAGCTCTCCAGAGTGGAAGCGGAGCTGCTGAGGAGGGAGGCTCCGCCCTCCTACGGTCAGCTCATCGCTCAGGGTCTTATCCCCCCAGTGGAGGACTTTCCTGTCTGCTCTGGCAACCAG GCCTCTGTCCTGGAGAACCTGCGATTGGCTGTGCGCTCCCAGCTTGGCTTCACCTCTATCCGCCTGCCGACATCCGGCCGCCACCGCAACATCTGGCGCCGGCTCTTTAACTTCACGCGCTCGCGCCGCTCTGGTTCCCTGGCGCTTGTCTCAGCCGAGACGGACGATGGCTCTGGAGCCGGGACCGGCAGCGGCGGTGGGAGCGCGTCCCGGGAACCGGAGCGCCTGCTGGGCTCCCACAGGGGTCTGCTGCCCCTCGACTCGGACGACACCGACACAGAGAGCGAGCACCCGCCCCAGCGCCGGGACACGGTTGGAGCGGTGGGCGGAGGAGGGGGAAGCAGCCCAGCGGCCCCCCTGCCTCAGAAAACCCCACCCACCACCGCCGTGGAGGCTATCGTATCCGTGACGACTAGCCTGCCCCAGCTGACTGGTCGGGAAGGCAGCCTGGTCGAGAGTTTATCGGAGAGCGCTGGAGCGACAACGACCACAACGACGGCGCTACCCCAGCGTTCAGTATCAacaacctccagcagcagcagtagcagcggcggcagcagtcCGGGCAGTAGGAGCCAGCTCAGCAGCGCCCTCAGCAGGATGACCCGAAGCCTGCGCTGGGTCCGATTCTCCCTCACGCGTTCCTCCGGTGGCGGCGGGTGCTCTGGCCGGGGCGGGTCGGGGGGCGCCGGGCCCAACCACAGCCCCTTGAGGCAGCTGGAGCACGGCAGCTCTGGCGGCGGTGGGTTGGTGACGGGCGGCGGCAGTGGCACGCGGGAGGATGAGGACGATGTGGAGCTGCTCATCCCTGTCGTTGACGTGCCCTCTGTGGCCGTCGTCGACGACAGCGACTGCTCCAGGCCCCTGCTGGAGGGCTTGTCCGGCCCCTCAGAGCTAGTCAGCGTGGGCCCCCTCCTGGCCTCGTCCCCCACCCTGGCCTCTGCTGTGCTCCGGGGCCGGCTGGCAGGCAGGGACGGGTCCTGTGAACACTGCGGCATGGTGCACACCGCCCGCATCCCCGACGCCTGCCTGGAGGCCACTGCCAAGACGGAGACCAGCGATGACGAGGCCCTGCTGCTGTGCTGA
- the LOC105891998 gene encoding dendritic cell-specific transmembrane protein-like codes for MGCSALVRLFTTDYRKGWRDHLLHFLSSFLLSLFLGSLLFIGLLFSLRYNLVACAIISSSTIILLTTSLFISQRVRCFTLLFLISCSLKQGRNLLLAAGMGLVFLWNVSNTFRNLHQVAQSIVCNLNKEVDFQVRLPPPLRTCVDMIRKVAERMNTLAEFGVVRFEVTTTVSGRVEEDEVREKLQEVRQMLNATAETAEAFYNTTVSVGHKVAPGFGVIVLAVTTILFFKKYRQNKRYQNSYITPEFIRYDEQQKAEGKPHVLPLTKKEAKRYPSIPSACPTLSDGKSALIFFIPVAVHLLTWSALIGLDALLYWIIQTVNRHLTQSRPIHVPLEVSVNNYQMQFSYSIEMTKKECLPQPTLLISQSLVPLSVILVVVAIMGLLSPKALQGKVLLIDRFYCDCATDRAQHLHAKIVRKRSKKKLRGLKSTLVRYGKNVKFWFPIFFPMRRDDGLQLPDIL; via the exons ATGGGCTGCTCGGCACTGGTCAGGCTTTTCACCACAGACTACAGGAAAGGCTGGAGGGACCATCTCCTCCATTTcctttcctccttcctcctcagcCTGTTTCTGGgctctctcctcttcattggcctcctcttctccctccgcTACAACCTGGTGGCCTGCGCAATCATCTCTAGCAGCACCATCATACTCCTGaccacctctctcttcatctcccagaGGGTGCGATGCTTcacgctcctcttcctcatctcctgCTCCCTTAAGCAGGGTAGGAACTTACTCCTGGCCGCCGGCATGGGGCTGGTGTTCCTGTGGAATGTCAGCAACACCTTCAGGAACCTTCACCAGGTGGCCCAGAGCATAGTGTGCAACCTGAATAAGGAGGTAGACTTCCAAGTCAGGCTTCCCCCACCCCTGAGGACCTGCGTGGACATGATCAGGAAGGTGGCTGAGAGGATGAATACACTCGCCGAATTTGGTGTGGTCCGATTTGAAGTAACCACCACAGTGTCAGGTCGcgtggaggaggatgaggtgCGGGAGAAGCTCCAGGAGGTCAGGCAGATGCTGAATGCCACGGCAGAGACGGCGGAAGCCTTCTACAACACAACGGTCTCTGTCGGACATAAGGTGGCTCCGGGGTTCGGCGTTATCGTCCTGGCGGTGACCACCATTCTGTTCTTCAAGAAGTACAGACAAAACAAGAGGTACCAGAACTCCTACATCACGCCCGAGTTCATCCGCTATGACGAGCAGCAGAAGGCGGAGGGGAAGCCACACGTCCTGCCTCTGACCAAGAAAGAGGCGAAACGCTACCCATCTATCCCCTCCGCTTGCCCCACACTCAGCGACGGGAAGAGTGCCCTGATTTTCTTCATCCCTGTTGCTGTCCACCTCCTCACTTGGTCCGCCCTCATCGGCCTGGACGCTCTGCTCTACTGGATCATCCAGACCGTCAACAGGCACCTGACACAGTCCAGGCCCATTCACGTCCCACTGGAGGTGTCTGTGAAT AATTACCAGATGCAGTTCTCTTACTCCATTGAGATGACCAAGAAGGAGTGCCTGCCCCAGCCCACCTTGCTCATCTCTCAGTCACTGGTCCCACTGTCCGTCATCCTGGTTGTCGTGGCAATCATGGGCCTTCTATCTCCCAAGGCTCTCCAAGGCAAGGTCCTGCTGATCGACAGATTCTACTGTGACTGTGCAACAGACAGGGCCCAGCACCTGCACGCTAAAATCGTTCGCAAGAGGTCCAAAAAGAAACTGAGAGGCCTCAAAAGTACTCTTGTGCGCTACGGAAAAAAC GTCAAATTCTGGTTTCCCATATTCTTCCCAATGAGAAGGGATGATGGTCTTCAACTTCCTGACATTCTATAG